A window from Temnothorax longispinosus isolate EJ_2023e chromosome 1, Tlon_JGU_v1, whole genome shotgun sequence encodes these proteins:
- the LOC139813833 gene encoding uncharacterized protein, translating into MEHPRYTNEELANMLLIYGECRKNERQAAILYAERFPEKRHPAHGYFHTLFTRLVQHGTLHASTRALNHHHRPEEMINQVRDAVTENPHTSTRGIGYDLGMDHNKAHRIIKKDLRMHPYKRHTTQMLLPQDLLRRERFCDWVSEQINDIDDIEDDYFLRSILWTDESTFRSDGMINRHNEHHYAVENPHCIKETHVQGRFHVNVWMGIVDDTIIGPYFFPENVNVTAEVYSEFPEETLPGLLEDVPLNIRPNIIFQQDGHPAHTSVLARTILNRRFTNKWIGIHSDLHEWPPRSPDLTPLDFFAWGFIRDQVYKTLPMNRNELIERIRVASRDITPVTLSRVRQNFMRRVALCLENNGGHIEHVL; encoded by the exons ATGGAGCATCCTCGATATACTAACGAAGAATTGGCTAATATGTTGTTAATTTACGGCGAATGTCGTAAAAATGAAAGGCAGGCCGCAATTTTGTACGCTGAGCGCTTTCCTGAAAAGCGGCACCCAGCACACGGGTATTTCCATACCTTATTTACTCGCCTTGTCCAGCATGGCACGTTACACGCGTCAACACGCGCGCTAAATCATCATCATCGCCCGGAAGAAATGATCAATCAAGTGAGAGATGCAGTTACAGAAAATCCGCACACCAGCACAAGAGGTATCGGATATGATCTCGGTATGGACCATAACAAAGCACATAGGATTATTAAGAAAGATTTAAGAATGCATCCTTATAAGAGACACACAACTCAAATGTTGCTCCCCCAAGATTTGCTCCGTCGAGAAAGATTTTGTGATTGGGTCTCAGAACAG ATTAACGATATTGATGATATTGAGGATGACTACTTTCTGCGGAGTATATTATGGACAGACGAGAGCACTTTCCGCAGTGATGGCATGATTAATCGCCATAATGAACACCATTACGCCGTAGAGAACCCCCACTGCATAAAAGAAACGCACGTCCAGGGAAGATTTCACGTCAACGTTTGGATGGGGATTGTGGACGATACGATTATCGGACCGTACTTTTTCCCTGAAAATGTAAATGTCACGGCAGAAGTATATTCCGAGTTTCCGGAGGAAACACTGCCCGGTTTGTTGGAAGATGTTCCATTAAACATCCGCCCAAACATCATCTTCCAACAAGACGGCCATCCGGCCCATACTTCCGTTCTCGCCCGTACGATTTTGAATCGTCGATTTACGAACAAGTGGATAGGCATTCACAGTGATCTGCACGAGTGGCCACCGCGATCACCTGATCTCACGCCTCTGGACTTTTTTGCATGGggttttatacgcgatcagGTATATAAGACACTACCCATGAATCGCAACGAATTGATAGAAAGAATACGGGTAGCAAGTCGCGATATTACACCCGTCACATTAAGTAGAGTGCGACAAAATTTTATGCGGAGAGTCGCATTGTGTTTGGAGAACAATGGTGGACATATAGAACATGTcctgtaa
- the LOC139813195 gene encoding uncharacterized protein codes for MERLLAEQQDVIRSIERTIENYKKMALKQRTPAVTRSRLVILKERWTQCQTLNAEIKTAATTEQRTALPYFVEDEFSAAEDTYLEAADFLAQALDEMEKPVTTYSHNIHSSTISESNPVAIPLPRINLPKFSGQYTEWTNFRDLFESLVASNENLSNVQRLHYLKASLTAEAALVIKNISITDANYRTAWSELQRRYDNLRAIVTAHLNSILDLPSMKSESASELKRVYDTINDSLHALRNIGRRVDDDFVVAITVRKLDSRTLREWELQLGGANDPPLYSTLSEFLVGKMRALEAISDVRNDSNSKNPRTGTTKSLVSNVSHKCMACQEPHALYQCSKFKSFSVDQRKNLVKTQRCCYNCLGKGHFPSTCPSQKRCTHCQGKHHSLLHYGNEPNSSKELETSKANDSKSDVPVSEPNSTVALKVQIERVSNPITTPVLLATARVLVRTTEGRALRIRALIDTGSEATFITERAAQALHSKRQKTKVRVTGLGGRCSNVSNYRTFITLSSCSSEFYHVNTRALILPTLTSYKQMPKVDHELFPHLRDLQLADADPSNQDRIDLLIGADIYGSILLEGLRKGSETEPVAQRTIFGWVIFGPYSSIRNVDQTTSLHATVSPSVDDELRKFWELEEIPFTRSLTKEEEYCENLFVSSHYRRPDGRYVVRLPFKGDAVTEFGNSLQIAVKSLIRLETRLSRDPALHEAYNRFLNEYEQLGHMARITPSDQVGSSTFYMPHHPVLREANSSTPLRVVFNASSPTNVGFSLNDQLLAGPKLQEDLPSILLRWRTHRYVFIADIAKMFRQILVHPSDTDYQRIVWRPSPNGPIVHCRLLTVTYGQKPSPYLAKRSVKQLCIDEGARFPLAVLVLEESTYVDDALFGAYKQSQILEMRDQLNNLLKLGGFQLKKWASSHEELLADVPISERLDLSSVSFQEDASIKALGLSWNPSNDSFSFSLKFCKPKEASKRSVLSIISRIFDPLGLIAPVVVSAKIFLQELWMRRLDWDTPLPTDLLEWWDTYYSGLQQLREISIPRWTTQGPEVLGLELHGFSDASSRAYAAVVYIRVITSMDQFDVTLLICKTKVAPIKTSILAWLRQHPSIWKTFVANRVSDIQTRLPLAKWGYVESKLNPADCASRGVEATTLRGRLLWWKGPPWLSQHSTSWPEHNPAMPAETIPERKSVQVLTVKRESLEWDLPTEISSWPRLLRITAYCMIFSYNLRKRVGASSAVPKSETISLANAIRRARSLWIAKVQDLYFAEEIKTLKLSKPLPQSSRLKGLTPFIDSDGLLRVGGRLEHAPFSFEERHPIILPRHRISDLIAEQAHKRCLHGGTQLTLRTIRQQFWIMTARNLVRSLIRNCVVCVRQRADPVTQVMGSLPKPRVTPARPFQHCGVDYAGPFKILPKVGRGQKTYKAYIALFVCLSTRAIHLELVNDYSSGAFLATLKRFSARRGLPSVLYSDNGTNFHGADRELARAFKVLSSDTNLQAHLATDNVIWKFIPPSAPHFGGLWEAGVKSVKHHLKRIMGSHTPSVEEFTTLLTLIEACLNSRPIAALSDDPNDLSSLTPGHFLIGGPLISVPEQSVLELSEGRLDRWQRVRLVQERFWKVWSTDYLHTLQQRTKWQQSCANLAKDELVIVRNELLPPTKWELGRIQKLYPDQDGRVRVVDVKTVSGIYKRPITKLCRLPISHNESQKSE; via the exons ATGGAGCGACTCCTGGCCGAACAACAAGATGTTATCCGTTCTATCGAACGGACTATTGAAAATTACAAGAAGATGGCGTTGAAGCAACGTACTCCCGCCGTCACAAGAAGCCGGCTGGTTATCTTGAAGGAGCGTTGGACACAATGCCAAACTCTAAACGCCGAGATCAAGACTGCTGCAACTACGGAGCAACGGACCGCTCTCCCCTACTTCGTGGAGGACGAATTCTCCGCTGCGGAAGATACTTACCTAGAAGCGGCGGACTTCCTGGCTCAGGCCTTAGACGAAATGGAAAAACCCGTAACGACTTATAGTCATAATATTCATTCTTCTACTATAAGCGAAAGCAATCCTGTCGCTATACCGTTGCCACGTATTAATCTCCCTAAGTTTTCGGGTCAATATACCGAATGGACGAATTTTCGAGATTTATTCGAGTCATTGGTCGCGTCAAACGAGAACCTCTCTAACGTACAACGTTTACACTATTTAAAGGCTAGCTTGACGGCAGAGGCTGCGCtcgtgataaaaaatatttcgataacGGACGCAAATTATAGAACCGCGTGGTCCGAATTACAAAGGCGATACGACAATCTGCGTGCGATAGTAACAGCTCATTTAAATTCGATTCTAGATTTGCCTTCAATGAAATCCGAATCAGCTTCGGAACTAAAGCGTGTTTACGATACGATTAATGATTCCTTGCATGCCTTGCGAAATATTGGTCGCCGAGTGGACGATGACTTTGTGGTTGCAATAACGGTGCGTAAATTAGATTCTCGTACTTTGCGGGAATGGGAACTACAGTTAGGAGGTGCAAATGATCCTCCGCTTTATTCAACATTAAGTGAATTTCTAGTCGGAAAAATGCGTGCGCTCGAAGCCATCTCCGACGTCAGAAACGATTCTAATAGCAAAAATCCCCGTACAGGAACCACGAAGTCCCTCGTCTCAAACGTCTCTCACAAATGTATGGCTTGTCAAGAACCTCATGCTCTGTATCAGTGtagtaaatttaaatctttctcCGTAGATCAGCGGAAAAATCTTGTAAAGACACAGCGCTGTTGCTATAATTGTCTCGGAAAGGGACACTTTCCAAGTACCTGCCCTTCACAGAAGCGATGCACTCACTGCCAAGGAAAACACCACTCGCTTTTACACTACGGAAACGAGCCTAATTCTTCGAAGGAATTGGAAACTTCGAAAGCTAATGATTCTAAGTCTGACGTTCCGGTAAGTGAGCCGAACTCCACGGTAGCATTAAAGGTGCAGATTGAAAGGGTCTCCAATCCAATCACCACTCCAGTCTTACTCGCCACGGCCAGAGTCTTAGTTAGGACGACTGAAGGTCGTGCGCTACGGATACGAGCGCTAATAGATACAGGTTCCGAAGCCACCTTTATAACGGAAAGGGCAGCACAGGCTTTGCATTCTAAGCGCCAGAAAACTAAAGTTCGCGTCACGGGATTAGGAGGTCGGTGTTCTAATGTCTCCAATTATCGTACATTCATTACATTAAGCTCTTGCAGTTCCGAGTTTTATCATGTTAATACCCGAGCTCTCATTTTGCCTACTCTTACGTCGTATAAGCAAATGCCAAAGGTCGACCACGAGCTATTCCCTCACTTGCGAGATTTACAATTAGCGGATGCGGATCCATCTAACCAAGACCGTATTGACTTATTGATAGGCGCGGATATCTACGGTTCTATCTTATTAGAGGGGTTACGCAAAGGTTCTGAAACAGAACCAGTTGCCCAGAGAACCATCTTCGGCTGGGTCATCTTCGGTCCTTACAGTTCCATCAGGAATGTGGACCAGACTACTAGTCTGCACGCCACGGTGTCTCCTTCGGTGGACGACGAACTTCGCAAATTCTGGGAGTTAGAGGAAATTCCCTTTACGCGATCGCTCactaaagaagaagaatattGCGAAAATCTTTTCGTTTCAAGCCACTATCGACGACCCGATGGGCGATATGTAGTCAGACTGCCCTTTAAAGGGGATGCTGTAACTGAATTCGGGAACTCTTTGCAGATTGCAGTTAAATCTCTGATTCGTCTAGAAACTCGTCTGTCGAGAGACCCTGCCTTGCATGAGGCCTACAATCGTTTCTTAAATGAATATGAGCAACTTGGGCACATGGCTCGAATCACGCCTTCAGACCAAGTTGGAAGTTCGACGTTCTACATGCCCCACCATCCTGTTCTTCGCGAAGCTAACAGTTCAACCCCGCTGCGAGTTGTGTTTAACGCTTCCAGTCCTACTAACGTcggtttttctttaaatgacCAACTCCTAGCAGGTCCTAAGTTACAAGAGGATCTTCCTTCTATACTCTTACGTTGGAGAACACATCGATACGTATTTATTGCCGACATTGCCAAAATGTTCCGGCAAATATTAGTCCATCCCTCTGATACCGATTATCAGAGGATAGTATGGCGCCCCAGTCCTAATGGCCCAATAGTGCATTGCAGGTTACTCACCGTTACTTACGGACAGAAACCTTCACCTTATCTAGCCAAACGCTCTGTGAAACAGTTATGTATTGACGAAGGGGCAAGGTTCCCACTAGCTGTGTTGGTGCTCGAGGAGAGCACGTACGTCGACGACGCACTGTTTGGAGCGTACAAACAATCTCAAATACTTGAAATGCGcgatcaattaaataatttattgaaattaggAGGCTTCCAGCTGAAAAAATGGGCGTCTAGCCATGAGGAGCTTCTCGCTGATGTGCCTATAAGTGAACGTCTGGATCTCTCTAGTGTGTCCTTTCAAGAAGACGCTTCTATTAAGGCGTTAGGCTTGTCTTGGAATCCTTCCAACGACTCCTTTTCATTCTCCCTCAAGTTTTGCAAGCCTAAAGAGGCTTCGAAACGATCAGTGttgtcaattatttctcgcatTTTTGACCCATTAGGCTTGATTGCTCCCGTGGTAGTTTCCGCAAAAATCTTTCTTCAGGAGCTGTGGATGCGAAGACTCGATTGGGATACACCCTTGCCCACCGACCTATTAGAGTGGTGGGATACATATTACAGCGGCTTGCAGCAGCTACGAGAGATCTCGATCCCTCGGTGGACTACGCAGGGCCCAGAAGTTTTAGGTCTTGAACTACACGGATTCTCAGACGCTTCCAGCCGAGCGTATGCTGCTGTAGTTTACATTAGAGTAATAACCTCCATGGATCAATTTGACGTAACTCTGCTGATTTGTAAAACCAAAGTTGCACCTATTAAAACT AGCATTCTTGCCTGGCTGCGACAGCACCCGTCCATCTGGAAAACATTCGTCGCGAATCGAGTGTCTGATATACAAACGCGATTACCTCTCGCTAAATGGGGATACGTCGAATCAAAATTGAACCCTGCTGATTGCGCCTCCAGAGGAGTAGAAGCTACTACTCTCAGAGGAAGGCTGCTTTGGTGGAAGGGACCCCCTTGGCTCAGCCAACACTCTACTTCGTGGCCGGAGCATAATCCTGCGATGCCGGCAGAGACTATCCCGGAAAGAAAGAGCGTTCAGGTTCTAACAGTAAAACGCGAGTCTCTCGAATGGGACCTACCGACGGAGATCTCTTCGTGGCCACGCCTTCTTCGAATAACCGCTTACTGcatgatattttcttataaccTCAGAAAACGTGTAGGCGCTTCGAGCGCCGTCCCGAAAAGCGAAACAATCTCACTAGCTAACGCCATCAGGCGAGCTCGTTCCCTTTGGATAGCCAAGGTCCAGGATCTATATTTCGCCGAAGAGATTAAAACGCTTAAGTTGTCAAAACCCCTACCGCAATCCAGCCGTTTGAAAGGTTTGACTCCGTTCATTGATTCGGACGGACTATTACGAGTAGGCGGGCGCTTAGAACACGCGCCTTTCTCGTTCGAAGAAAGACACCCCATCATTTTACCTCGACACCGAATCTCGGACCTCATAGCGGAGCAAGCCCATAAACGTTGCCTCCACGGAGGAACGCAGTTGACGCTCCGAACTATAAGACAACAATTTTGGATAATGACTGCTCGAAATTTAGTCAGGTCCCTCATACGAAATTGCGTAGTGTGTGTTCGCCAACGAGCAGACCCCGTAACCCAAGTGATGGGTTCGCTACCTAAACCGCGAGTGACTCCGGCGCGTCCCTTCCAGCATTGTGGAGTTGATTATGCCGGTCCATTTAAAATTCTGCCCAAAGTAGGTCGCGGCCAAAAGACCTATAAGGCGTACATTGCACTTTTTGTGTGCCTCTCCACTCGCGCGATTCATCTCGAGTTGGTAAATGACTATTCGTCCGGCGCCTTTCTAGCCACCCTTAAACGATTCTCGGCTCGGCGTGGTCTTCCTTCGGTACTTTACAGCGACAACGGAACCAATTTTCATGGAGCCGACCGTGAACTGGCCAGAGCCTTCAAAGTACTCTCTAGCGATACGAATCTACAAGCCCATCTGGCTACCGACAACGTGATTTGGAAATTCATTCCTCCCTCCGCCCCGCACTTCGGAGGTCTGTGGGAAGCGGGAGTTAAGTCCGTAAAACATCACTTGAAACGAATAATGGGCTCTCACACTCCTTCCGTCGAAGAGTTCACTACTCTTTTAACGCTAATAGAAGCTTGCTTGAATTCTCGGCCTATCGCTGCCTTGTCTGATGACCCCAATGACCTTTCCTCTCTCACTCCTGGTCATTTTTTGATTGGAGGCCCTTTGATATCAGTACCGGAACAGTCAGTGCTGGAACTATCTGAGGGAAGACTCGATCGTTGGCAGCGGGTGCGTCTTGTACAGGAACGGTTTTGGAAAGTATGGTCAACAGACTATTTGCATACTTTACAGCAGAGAACAAAGTGGCAACAGAGCTGTGCTAACTTAGCTAAAGACGAGCTTGTAATTGTGCGAAATGAGCTACTACCTCCTACTAAGTGGGAACTGGGACGGATACAAAAGTTGTATCCGGACCAAGACGGACGAGTACGGGTGGTAGACGTCAAAACCGTCTCGGGAATCTATAAGCGGCCCATCACCAAACTGTGCCGTTTACCCATCTCTCATAACGAATCTCAGAAAAGTGAGTAG